The genomic segment AGTTCACATTATGCCTAAATCCCACacatggattaaaaaaaacctcacctGCTGTAGTGCATGACAGAGGTGAAGTCATAAGAAGTCTCCAAGTTGTTGGTCTGCTCCTTCCTAAAGTTGTGTTCTTTTCCTGTGCAGAAATTGAAAATAGACAAatatttatgttcagttttagATGTTTGTTTATGCAGTGCTACCCCAGTATAACTATATTTTAGTTGTACTGATGTCCTTTGAGTTTCAGCATCATGGACAGGTCAGTGTGGCTACTACTGAGCAGGGCTGGGAGTCGAAATGTATCATTTGCTTATGTCGTCAAAACATTAGCTTGGACTCAAATTTACACTGAGAAACAAGGCGAAACTATGACTTTTAAAATGACACTCAAGATGAAAACCTGCTGCTAGTTAGTAAACTCATTAACATCTCATAAACCAGAAAAAGTCTGTGTTGGTGAGCTGACCTTCCTGAATGTTCTCGTTGAGGATCTGGACGTATTGATCTCTGTCAGAGCGGACCTGCTCATGGTGGAAGCCCAGAGCGTGAAGAATCTCATGTTGTACTGTTTTGTGGTACACACAACCACCTTTCTGCAGGGAGACTATCTGGCCCCCGTTCTGACGGCCCAGGTGGGACCAGCACCTGTTAGACAAACAGTAGGATCAGTAAGAAACAGAAATGCTGATGTCAGATACTTAAATGAATGGAGCAGCAGCCAGTTATCTCATCCCTGTGTCGATAACATATCtagtttaaaaactgcattattttattgttatttttcttttttgtttcaaaactGCCATGTAATGTTCTGACTGCTTGTTTTTAATGAAAGGCGATGTATAAATACAGGTCAGCTGAGCAAATAAGGTTGGATTCGTTTGAATaagacaaattaaataaaaacaaagaacaacaacaatgctgtCAGTTTAATCAAATGGAAGGTGCCAATCTCTAGTGTAAGGACCAGTAGACTAAATTAGTTAAATATTTAACGAGAGCTGGACATTTAACTGCTACTGTTTAATACAGGGGTGCCTCTTCATTTAATACAGGGGTGCCTCTTCATTAAACTTCAGAAACCTGGGAAAATGTTGGCcatgtttttcttgtttgtagTCCAGTTTGTGTTCCTACCCGGTTTTAGACATGAAGTAGAGGTAATCGCGATTCTCTGGCTTCCACCAGACAAAACGAATGCAGGTGGAGCTGTGGAAGGACACGAGGCCTTTAATGATGATGTCTCGCTCGCTGGGGGCTGCAGAGAACAGTGAGAGAAGCTTTTACTCTAAAAAGTCCAACAGGTAACATACACTTCAAACTAGTGGCTCTTATTTTAGCTGATAATCAGTGAATCATATCGGGTGGATTTGAACACACTTTAATTGTAACGAAACAGGTAATGATatgcaaacagaaaaaataagtgaaaagctattttatttacataaacacaaaaaagaacGTCTGCTTAACAACTTTTAAGTTATCTTTAATTTAGTTGTAGTTTGTATTTCATCATACTTACATGTATTTATTCAGTCAAAAATCTCATGTTCAcacatttcacttaaaaataAGAGCTGCTGCTTACTGTATGCAGAGGAGATGAAGACAGGCACGTAAACGTAGCGTCCACTTTTAGGCCATTTGCAGCCAGTGGCTGTGCACGGGACTGCATTCTTGGTTAAAGAAGGTGCAATGTCACCATGAATCAGGATTTCAGCTGCAGCGCAACAAACAGACTTTATGAATACAATATATAGCCCATGTGTACATATAgatatctatgtgtgtgtgtttataagttgCAGGATGCTATGTTGTCTTACATATGTCTTCATTGGCCTTTTCGATGATTTCAGAGACATCTAGAGACTCGTCTGAGGGGGAACATTAAAAACGACAGCAACAGTCTTTTTGTATGATTTTAAATTATTCACATTAGATTTCAGAGAAGATTCAATTTCACTTTGTTATCTGGAAACTATTATTCAACTCACTGCTCTGATCTTCATTTTTTGCTGCATTctgcaaaataaagacaacaaatTCCACAACTTTTAATAATCTTCAGTGATGATGACTGTCAAGTAAAAACTAGACAGTCAGTTTGTGGAGCTATTTACCacaaacattttgaaaacaaatactttgtttgcttttttctcttcctcAAAGGACACTGTGGAGCATATTGCACCATAGATCCAAGTGTTTATAGAGTTCAACTTACCAGAGGAACAGCCGTCATCAAGAGCAAGACAAGGAAAACTGGAGTCATGATGATGGTCCTCTGTAGTTTAACTTCAAAGCTAAAACAGGTCAGAAAATGCAGTGAGATAAATAAGAGGTAAAAGCAGGTGTCTGATACTGGATGCAGTGAGTGTCATCTCTTTATAGGGAACCCAGAGAGGTGTGACTGTGACTCATACAATGTCAGTCATAAATCAGTAACTTTAATAGTGTccatgtaaaaacaaaaggcaaTAAACACATATAGGAACACAAATACTTCCCTAAAAATCATTTATAATTTTATGATTCATGCTTCTGTCAATCATTAGGTGTATTAGATAAAGCATGTTTTTCCTTTGTAAACACGGACATTTCAAAGCAAGTTTGACACAAAGCAGTTTCCTAACAGCTGACACTCAGTTTGAACTAAGcactgttatattattattattacaatatgATTTTAATTCGCTGGCCCATGAGGGTTAAGTGATAGTGATCAACTAGGACAAAATGAGTCAAGTCAAAGTCAAACTAAACTTTGCTGCCATCTCTGTTATATACAGTACACAGTacacagtatatagagagaggAGACGACGAGGCTGCAGTTACATCAGTGCAAAGAACAAACAAttaatataagaagagtaagaaataaatatacactttaagaCTAAGGTAAaaggatcaataacaatttaaattttCAATTTACAGTTTGAATGATTTAAAGTGACCTTGAATTCTGGGCATTTTAAATAAGAGGGGCCATCATCAATTACCACCTCCTACCATTAATCCTGGCATTTCTGATGAAGTAAATTAGGTCAAATTTTCAAACAAAGGTTCATTAAAAAACAGTCTGGTTTTCACCTGTTGCAGGGATTCTGTCTTTCCACTCATTCCACAAGCTAGTGTAGCCAGCTACACTGATACTGCTGCGCAGACTGGCTTGGCTGCGTAAGGTCATCAGGTGCAATCTGGCTCTGTACCATGGAACTCCAGTGTAATAAAGGAAAGCCATTAACTTGCCAAGCTTTTATCTCTCACGTGCCTAATATCTAAACAAAACAACGTTTTCTGTTATAAATCAAACTAAAACATGTAATAAGGTAcattacatacatacatacatagtgtggaccaaaatgcaggactctggAGACGAGACATGAACTTAGAGAATAGCTTTAATGCTGAAGTCAGTTCAAAAACATTACTATAAGCAAACTCGGGTAAAGCAGGAGCCAAGAGCTGACTACTCTATGAATCAAGGAAGGAACACCGAACACAACGCAGGGTAACAAGAGGATGAACACAGCTTACAACAATCAAGGGAGACAAGacagaggaagtaaaactaaagacaGCGGACACGGGACGAAGACTAGCAAAATGAGTGGAAAGACTTGGCTGCGTAAGGTCATCAGGATCAGAGCTGGCAGGATGGTCCTTTATGTAATGCGTGTCATGCGTTTGCTGATAGCAGTGATTATAAACAGGTATTGGTGCATGTGACTTGGTCCTTTCCTGGTAAGTTAGGGCACGTGAGAGATAAAAGCTTGGCAAGTTAATGGCTTTCCTTTATTACACTGGAGTTCCATGGTACAGAGCCAGATTGCACGTGTTATATTATGTGTAATTGTTTTATGCATCTTGTGATGGTCATGACACCAGGCCTGCATCCTGTCAGTGAGATCTATCCTGCATGGTGAATTGCATGCCTGTGCATTTATgaacacagactgtatatacaGTAGAAGATAGGCTGTAAGCAGAAAATAAAGGTAACCACCATGACGCCACACACTTTGTATTTGAAATGTTAAAAGTTGGCATCTTGGCTGCTGCCATGCTGCCATGGCTGTATTTGTATaaggcaggggtccccaatcccagtccacgagggccggtgtccctgcaggttttagatgtgtccttgacccatcacagctgatttaattgGATAAagtaccttctcaacatgtcttgaagttctccagaggcctggtaatgaactaatcatgtgattcaggtgtgttgacccagggtgagatctaaaacctgcagggacaccggccctcgtggactgggattggggacccctggtatAAGGAGAAGGAAGGCCACCAGCAGCTGGCATAGTTACCGAAAGGGTGTTTATATCTACTAATGCTAATATTGCTGGCAGATAATTAGTCTGTTACTACAATTAACAGACGAGTAGAATACTAAAGTTTCACTTTGAAAAACTGAAGCAGAGACTGAATTACATGAACTTTTTGTAAACAATTGGATGGTTGTACAGCACAGCAAGCCATATCATCTGTCAGGCAATTTCAGAGTACATTCAGCAAAGAGGTTCATTTCAAGTTAGCGAAGATGAGGCCTTGTAGCAGGACAGTTTTTCATCTATGAAAGCTGAAACTCAcacaaaatttttttttaaaaaagagataaacatgaaaactaaaataaaaagcatatcTGAATGACCAATGCAGACCCGGAGAAATTTTCATGCTTTGCAGCATCTTTATTAACCACTCTTCGAACAGACGTTTGCTGTACACTCACAACGGGctgcagctctgctgctgcCAGACACACATATTAACAACAACCCCAATCACAGGACCCAGTGCAACACTTAAGTAGGCAGGCATGATTgcggatgccgtgcaggtgtGCCCGCCTTCCCTGCACAGCACCACAGGCCACGCCACAGCATAATATCTAAACAAAACAACGTTTTCTGTTATAAATCAAACTAAAACATGTAATAAGGTAcattacatacatacatacatagtgtggaccaaaatgcaggactctggAGACGAGACATGAACTTAGAGAATAGCTTTAATGCTGAAGTCAATTAAAAAACATTACTATAAGCAAACTCGGGTAAAGCAGGAGCCAAGAGCTGACTACTCTATGAATCAAGGAAGGAACACCGAACACAACGCAGGGTAACAAGAGGATGAACACAGCTTACAACAATCAAGGGAGACAAGacagaggaagtaaaactaaagacaGCGGACATGGGATGAAGACTagcaaaataaacaggaaacataaacaCTGAGACAGGGACTGAGCTGTATAAACTGGACTCAGACaacaaggaaaacaaacatgaagacatgactgactgggCAAAACAGGCCACAGCGGGACCACAAAAGGACACAATAGAGGAAATCGATGGGGATCACCAAAGGGGACTAAGAAACCTATAATAAACAAACGTTTTGCGAGGTCAAATGACATTCTTTCATTGCATTACTTCAGATTGCATTGAGCATACCTCCTCTCCACCTTAACCCCCTCTCCACATAGGCCTTGGCACTGCCCAGAGACTAAAGTCAGAGAAGCAAAACAAATACAAGGCATCAAACAACTCATTATCAGAAAAGCTATATAAAGTTAAATTTTAACTCTTCTCTTTGCAACAAGGAAGTGTTGTGTATTTACTATATGTTTGTGCTGGGAACAATAAAAGCCAGGTGAGTAACTGATGTTTTTCCTTATCACATTGGAGTTTTGTGCCCCAAAGCCTTAATCAAGCTGATTGTAAACAGAAAGCACGTGCTAGATTATCacattgtttcttttctttggaAATGGAAAtaatgatataaaaaaaactatgaagtaaatgcagaaaaaaacattttcatttatcatttatttatttgtacatcAACATAGAAAATTCTAAATCAAATGACTAAGTTGTGTCTGAAATGCTAACTTTCAGTTGTATAGCAAAAAAGTATTGGAtgaactgtttaggaattatggCCATTTCTATAAATAACATCCCATTTTCAGAGGGCCAACAGTAATTGAATAAAATGCTTATTCCGTTTAACAGTCAACTGTTCAATTATTCCATTAAGCGGATTAAAAATCTTTCTCTTTGGCTCTCagcgaaggcggtcgcacttttcctcctctcctcctttcccCTATCTTCCCGGCTTAGCTGCTTATGTCTTTGTCTtgtctcgtgtttttttttctatcacttccctggaacactctctcacagtctgtgtcTAAAAACCTAAAGAGaactatggatttgatcaactggtctctgaatgctattgacaccctcttctcaacgagaagtctgggctcgggagacccgagtgccctggagggaccttccctgccggatacacgatggacgggtggcagacttggaggatcgtgtgcctggcgggactgtcgatcgaggacgctgaagatatctacctattcggaaccatgataacagggttcttgctgatcggagctggcttggccctggcttatcagaGAATTAAGAAAGCAGAACCGGCTGTCCAAACCGCCACAAAGCTGCCCGCTGAAATTGAATTGACGGGACAAGGTGCGGGTTTTCAGAAAAGGCTCACAGACGGGGACGTGGTCAAGAGCTTGGAGGCAATTGCGGCTgcagtgaatactcagaataacatctctgagcggATATTGGGACACATCAGGGAAGAATCCGCTCAAATCAACAACTATGGGCGGAAGTTGGAATACATCACGGATCAGTTGGCTGCGGTCGCGAGGTCTCAGAATCTGATCTGTGAGCAAAAGAATGACAAGATCACGGAATTGAAggtaaataacatcatggaaaaaCTCGCAACTATCCAACGGGTGATGGAGGGACCAGTGTCGGAGTGCTAAAAGAAACAGCTCaaaattctcatgagttgttgGAAGACAATCGCAATCATAATATGACTACCCTtccggcgccagctgcgggctcaaggctggagccgatctaaacaatccctgataacgactatgttgagactgttccttcccatcccatgcaaggccacctgggttggctggtagactgtttacttagcctggcaggacgaaggacactgtctccgctgaactatggacacgcatacacatacacttacactgataagcaAACACTgatccccctccctttccaaacgccttcgatgcttgtttcCTGCGGGGGAACACGGCGGGTCTATGTGCCGCGCTGGAATGATAGCGCTGTGCAGGGCGGCTGCTGTGTTCGCTTCGGATAACTCCTCACCCCCCACCCATCCCCGTGGCTTGTCATGTCCTTcataatgttgtgctgtggacattcatgtgcttttttgtgcagaggagtttttttgtttcctgttctcatgctgtcctaccatggaagcacagcatgagtaggggtctctttttttcctcttgtactttcccattgtaatgtacatttcaatgtttttctctaATGCTACCAATCTCCGACCGGTATCcccatgtaatgtctgtgttgtatgtgtaaggtcgggggggggtcccatttcactgcagggcaacctgcatgtgacgaataaagctttgattgattgattgagtaGATTCCATGTGTCAAACTTGGATTTTGTAGCTGTTCACTAGAACTCTCAATGTGAGGTTGAAAATGCTGTTGAAGGAGGACTTTACTAGGATGAGAATAAAACTATCAAAGAGATATCAGAAACTTTAGGAGTTCCCAGATCGACAATCTTTTACATTTcttaaaaggaaagaaatggTGAGCTCAGCAACATAAAAGGCAGGAAAGACCATGTGACATAATGAAAGTCGGAGGAATTTTTAAGAATTTTtacttggttaaaaaaaaactttcacaaCCATCTAACCAAGTCAAGAAAACTCCTCAGGAGTGGGATGTGGGGTGTAAATAcattgttgtggaagttttccattaaataaagcctgcagatgagcggtgagcggtagctaacattctttaatcaaaacacacagaacagaaaaccaagcttgtggagagcctgcatgaccacggggcaggtcagcagagtctccctGAGCCTaacatggctctcagttaaataccttctccaggaacaaaaggcagtacagctgtttcacaccttaaggttcacactcccttgctaccccccagagtcctcgaagagacaaaagattccttcctgtggagttgtctgcttcccccaacttcctaaatagacccccaccatttgtcttacagtattGGTgtgagacatgttaaaatccagtggcaccaaggcattatacaataaaataatgtgattagtacataagtgaaagaaattcctttACAATCTCAAGCTGCATACCACTGGTTACACACAAATGgcctgtaaatggcctgtattttgtatagtgctttactagtccctaaggacccccaAAGCGCTAAGGTCAAGGAGGTTAGATAAGACTTTTAGACGACATCAAATAACTCTGCACAGGTCTAGAAAAAAGTCTTTGGATGGATGAAACCAAGATTAACTTAAGATAATCTTGGTTTCATCCATCCAAAGACTTGTGAAGTGTACTGggcaaatggataatgacccatAAAGAATATTCTTCAATGGCCAAGTCACTCACCTTATGTCAATGCAACATAGTACGTTTTTACATTACTGGTGACTACTACTATACTCCAAGAACCAACAAACTCTGTTTGGTGTCCCTTGGTTTCTGCGGTGTTCTGGGCCATTCTCTCTTACTATGTCTTTGTGGCCGGGATGTGCTAATTGACTTAGTGTGACAGTTTATGTAATGAAGGGTTTAGGGTGCCAGTCAGGTCTCTCTCCTGAGATATGAGAT from the Oreochromis niloticus isolate F11D_XX linkage group LG1, O_niloticus_UMD_NMBU, whole genome shotgun sequence genome contains:
- the LOC100709286 gene encoding high choriolytic enzyme 1-like, with the translated sequence MTPVFLVLLLMTAVPLNAAKNEDQSNESLDVSEIIEKANEDISEILIHGDIAPSLTKNAVPCTATGCKWPKSGRYVYVPVFISSAYTPSERDIIIKGLVSFHSSTCIRFVWWKPENRDYLYFMSKTGCWSHLGRQNGGQIVSLQKGGCVYHKTVQHEILHALGFHHEQVRSDRDQYVQILNENIQEGKEHNFRKEQTNNLETSYDFTSVMHYSRNAFSKNGQPTIVAKSNANLIFGYASEMSANDIARVNKLYGCW